The nucleotide sequence AGACTATCAGTTTGAGAATTAATAATTTCTTTCGAATAAATAATTGGAGTTAGAATCTCATTATATCGAAAGTCAGGTCTATCATTACCAAATTTCATGATTGATTCATCGTACGTTATTCGAGAGAAACTATTTAAAAAACCTTCGCCTTTTAAATTGTTTATGAGATGCGAAATCAATCTCTCAGAAAATTCTCTTCCTTCTTCCATGCTGGTAAAAGCCATAGTTAAGTGTAATTGGTTAAATTCTAGTGACCTAGTATTATCATCTCCCTCGGGATCCCACCTAAAACAGCGAGAAAATTGAAATGTCCTTTCAAGACCGCCAATTGCAATTAATAGTGATGGAACTAATGGAGATTGAAGGAGGGAATACATTGAATTATGAAATTCAGGATGAACAACCTCTAACTCCAGCTGCCCATATTCTCTAACAGGCGGCTCCCATAATATGGGTGTTCTTATTTCTATAAAATTGTTTTCTAATAGAAAACCTCGAACGAGTTGTTCAGCGATATTTATCTGCCAAAGTAAGTTCACATGTTCTGTTTGTCTATATTTTTTTATTGATTGAACTTTATCGTTTGATATAATTAGATCCGATCGGCTTATTATGCTCAATTCTTTTACCATTATTTTTTTACCACAATAAAGCCCCTTGACCTCGACACGGCTTCCTATTTCAGAAGAAAGTTTTTCATCGATATCTTTTATAATGATTGCACCCGTGAAATCACGAACAATTAAGTCTTCATTGGATACGGCTAACCAACCGCAAATTTTTACCATAGAATTTTCTGGCAGTTGATCCAACTGTTTAATCAATGTTCTTTTTTTATGATTCACCTTTTCACCACCCACTCGACCATATCTTTATAAAATTTACATCGATCTGGATTTAATTCCCCCCTGCGTAAAGCCAGTTCAAGGCTGCAAGGACCACCACAGATTTGACTAGCAATGCAAGTATCACATTCAGGATGATCAGAAGTGTTATAATGCCACAAACTGAATTTTGATTCTTGCTTTATCTGTTTTGGGTCATCCGATACACATCTATCGTCTTGGTGATGAACAAGACAATAAGAAAAATTCCCTGTTGCAGAAACATATACTGGCCACTCTGCCTCAACTTCTCCACTATTTCCATCCACACAACGACCAACTTGAGCAGACTTTAATTTGATTATTTTGGGAATGAATGTCCCAGGTCCATAGAAATTAACATTTTTTTCAATGCAGTATTCCCACACCTTCTGAATGGCTTTCGCAAGATCATGTCCTTCTACCTCCCAACCTGCCTCTGTCGGTTGAGGAGAGTTAACACCAACAGTTGTTGCTCCCAAATCTTCAACAAAATGCTTAACAATGTCTGGAATAAGAACCAAATTGTCATTCCTTGGTGTAAGCAAAATACTAACATTTCCGCCTGAACTCCTAAAATTATGAATTCCTTGTAAAACTCTATCATACGTTCCTTGCCCACCTTTAAACACGCGAGTTTTATCGTTCAAGTCTTTCCACCCATCAAGGCTAAATGTTACATCAAAATTCCATTTGTTTAAATAATCTGCAATTTTTTTTGTCATAAGAGTTCCATTAGTTGTAATTATTTGTGAATAATCGCTTATAATATTTTTATTTTTCGCATCAACTAACATTTCATTACCCTTCTGTATTAGATCAAATTTTAGAAGTGGTTCCCCACCAAAATACTGTACACGTGGTACGTTTCCTCGATTCTCCTCAATAAACCAGTCCATAATCTCAAAAAATTTTTTCATACTCATAACTGGCTGACGGTGCTTATAAAATTGTTGTTGAAAACAGTAGGAACAAGCCATATTGCATTGCTCAGTAAGAGCAATGCGCATAAAACCTATCCTTCCCTTCTTCTCTCTCAGTGCCTCACTCCGCAGTTCCCTCAATCGTCTTAATGCTTGATTTGACTCGTTTTCCTCTTTATAAACAATAATTTTTGAATCAAATAATTCAGATAACTCTTTAGTAGTGTTTACACACTTTGAAGGAACCAAATATTTATTTATAATTTCGTAGTAAGATTGTTCTCCTTCAAATATTTCAAGATTCAAGCTATTGAATATTATTGTTTTATCACCTTTTTTAAATGTATGAATGTATCTTGATTTAACAAGTTCTTTTCCTAATTTTATCATTCAAATGCCCCACCTTTATATGTTGTAATAGTAACCCGAAGAAGGGAGGAACACTTAGTATTCCTCCCTTTTTAGCTTACTCCTCGTTTTTAAGTACGATTTCAGAAGGCTCGGTTTCAATCCTAGCAAGTGCTTCAAGAATTTCTGTTTCAAATTCATTGAAATCACTTTGATTAAAAACTGCCCTATGCGAACGACAGCACATATCACCCCAGCCACTTAAGTAAACTTCTTTTTTTGCTAGCATATGGTTTCACCTCCTTAATAAGAGATTTTTACCATCTTCAAAAACTCTAAAACATGCATTTTAACTAACTTTTAATACCTTCAATATTATACTTTTACCTCCTCACTATATAATGTATTTGATACTACATTTTTATTATCTCGTAAGGAGGTCATTCAATTGTCATTGTCGAGTAGAGCAGTGGCGTAGTGGCCTTAGATTCTCCTTGGCTGTATCCACCGTTTCCAGTTTCGTGCCCGTTTAGGTTTACCTTAGCCCTATTTCCACTGCCCCCTCACAGAACCGTACGTGCGGATTTCCCGCATACGGCTCTTCAGTAGTGCATCACTGCCTTCAGGACAAAGTGTAAGTTAAGTGATACATCTTTGGTACAGGCAAAGGATTAAAGTGGAGAAACTGCTGAAATTGTTCCCAGTTGTAACTCCTCTTCTGACTGCGTCTGTTTATCCACTTAAAGGCCAACCTTATGGTTCGCTTATAGAACACCTGTATCTCTGGCATGTTTCCGCTTATCCCATAGTAGCGAAAATGTCCTATTAACTTCAGTTTTAACACTCTCCACCATTCTTTCAGCTTTACTTGGTTACGGACATCCTTTAACCACTGGTTCATTTCCTTTATTCCTTGTCTAAACTTTGCCTTTGAAGTCTTCCGTCCTAACTTAAAATAGCCTTTTCTTGTCTTTGTCATTACCGCCTTGTCCAGAATATCCAGAGCTTGATGACAGCTTCTTTTAGGACGAAAGCCATAAGATACATCAAGAAAGTCAACCTCAAAGATTGCCTCAAGGATTTTCTTCAACGCCATCTGGACTAACTTATCTTCCACTGTGGGGATGCCCAGCGGTCTTTTTCCTCCCCTGGACTTTGGGATATAAACCCTCCTTACTGGCTGAGGTTTATAACGTTTTGCCCTTAACTTCTCCACTAACTCCTTAAGGTTCTTCTCTAAGGTGACTTCGTACTCCTTAACTGTTACCCCATCTACTCCTGGAGCTTTATCTTTCTTAAGCTCCTTGAAGCACTCTTTGAGAAAGTCCACGGTGAGCAGATGAGTTAATGACGTAAATCTCATCTGTGGATTTTTCCGAGCTAAAGCAGTTAGGGACGAGAGTTTTGTTGACTTCCTTTGTCCGCCTCTGTGTGCGGAGGAAGTGTCCCTTTCGTCCCAAGGCACTGCTGCCAATGCCTTCCCTCCACCCTCATTACAGGGCTTCTTCGGTACTATGCATTGGTCCGACTCCTACAACGCCATCTGGACAACCTTGCCGTCTATAGGCTTGGCAGCCCATACCTTTTCACCAGGAACGTTGCGGGTCTCCCGAGTTCCCAGCTTGTCCCTTTGATACCGTGCCACGGCCTCAGATCCCGTCGGGGTCTTACTGCCTCGCTTATCGCCAGTAAGACTGCTGTCTTCCGCCTGCGTTGTACCCCGGTACCTTGTTTCCTCTGGCTTCATAGGTTCGTTACCCCCACTATGCAGAGTTCACTACTGAGGTGGTTGCTAACCTTTCCTCAGACCAGACTTACACTGGTTGCACACTCTGAGCTTTGCTCGGCACACATACGGTAACTCTTCTCAACTGTACTTCGATTTCCTCTACTCCGATTATATGAAAGAACATTCCGAATTTTTTTATCTCCTCTATGTTCCTTCTGAAGCTACTTTCTCTTCCTTCGCTGTGCAACTCGAATGCAACCTTTCTAACCTTTTCTTTACCGCTTCTGCTCTTTTAGCTCACAAGATGGGAAGAGACGATTTACTTTCTTCTTTCATCACTATTTTTCCTAAAAAATTCTTCAATTCTAATTACTTTTCGATTTTTTTAAGAATTATTTCGATTTTCAAAGGGCATATTGGATAATTATCCAATATTTTAGTTCTTTTTCTTCTTACCTTAACTTAACTTACTTTACCTTTCGTTAATCGGTGTTTTGACCTATTTTTTGAAGCGTATATCTTCCAAAAACTTATCTAGATAATTCCTTAAATCTTCTAAGCTTTCCCAAGCGTTGTTTTTTGTCTAGAGTAACTGTCTCAAACAACCATTTACTCCACTTCTTCCACAACATTTACAATCTCTGTGGGTTCTAAACCACTTGTCTTATCTATTCCATCATCATCTCCTCCAAAAACAAATATACCACTCAATAGCAGACCAGTGATCAACAAAACGACAAAAAATTTCTTCATCCTCTTTCACCCCCTTAGATTATTCTTTTAATTTAAAACTAATATTTCAAATAATCTAATCCCTCATTTTAATCATACACTTTTCCATATGATTTTCAAGTGTTTTTTTAATTAGCTTCAAATATGTATTTATAAAGTATTACAGAGATCGGTCAAAAAAAGCTTATGTTAAAATTATTTACGATGTTTTTTATCGGATATAATGCCTTTGTCTTTCTTTTGGTTACTATGAAAGAGTTATGATATAATAAACTTTAGAAAAAAATATAGAAGCTTCAAGTGTTATTAACATTCCAAAGAAAGGGTTTTTGAAGTAAATTTCATTTTATATTTTTGTTGCTATTGGGTAAAGAAAAAGGGGTTGAGAAATGAACATTAAACTATTGGATAAAATTATGAATAAAGGACAGTTTATAAGACCGATTTTGAATTATGTTGTTCATTACTTAGAAAGTGATAGATCAGATAAAAATAAAAGCATTGTCAATTACATAAACGTTTTAAAATTAAAATGGGATGTTAAATACGATGAAGCCCTTGAGATAATAAATGAAGAGATAAAGGGGCTGAAAAAAGGTGGTTTGTATTATCTTTTTCTGGATCAAAAAATTCATATATTGAATAGAATTAAACAAAAAGAGGGTGTTAAAAAAGTATTCGACGAACTAAAGGATAATTTTGACAATATACCTGTTTATGTCAGAGGACTTGTTGTAGAAACTCTAAAAAATATACATGAATTGTATTATGAACCCGATGAAAATATGGAAAAGATAAGATATTGGAGTGAGAATTACGAACAAAACCCTGTTGATAAAGGTTTCATATTACTATCAAGAGCAAGAGGGAAAAAGAACGAAGAAAGATACGAAGAAGCAGTTTGTTTGAACGTCGAAGCATTTAAGGTTTTAAAAACTATTCCACATCCTTCTGGCATGGTGCAAGCTTTAAACAATATATCTTGGTGGTTGAAAGATACAAACAAAGAAAAGGCTTTAACTTTTACCTTTCCATTAGGATTCTACCTTGGTTACTATTTCGATGATGATAACTTTAAAGTTTTCAATTCCATTGATACTATATTTCAAGTGCAGAAGGATAACAACGATCCTTTGGTTTATGAATCCGTCTTTATCTTTTCAAAGTGTTTATCTCAACTAAACAAAGCAGAAGGTGAATCGATAAAAAATACTTTTAAAGATATCATTAACCAATTAAAGTACTTTGTATTCAATTTGGATAACAACCAACATAGAAGTACACCAAAACTAAGAGCTTTCATAAGGAAAGAGATAGGAAAAGAAAAGATACCCATAGACTCAATGAACGTTTCTGAAAGAACGTTGAAAGAGTTTTTATCTGCAAAGACAAAGTACATTCAACCAAGTACCTTGAGAAACATACTAGAAGCTCTTGAGTTTGAAATCACTACATCCACACCTATATGCATAATCAAAGAATTGAAAAAGAAGGATATAGATAAAAAGTTTGAGATAAACCTTGAAAAGTTTAAAAACCTTCCAAAAGAAAGACAAGTATCAGAATTCTTTACCTCTTACCTCGTTCATCACTACAAAGAAGAGATCAATCTAAAAAAGATAATTAAAGAGATACAAGATGACAGTTTAATTGAACAAAGATGTGATTACTACAAGAAAGAGTTAATAAACTCTATCTTTGAAAGAAATCCAAAGATAGATTTTAATTCTTTACTAACAAACGTTCAAGAGCCAAAAATCTACACAAACAAAAATATAACCTTCAACGAACATCCTTTTTATTTGGGAAGGAAAGATGTTGTAAAAAAGTTTATGAAAGACTTGAATAAAAAGAATTTAAAAGAGTTCATTGAAAATTACGTTAGTCTTGATACAAGACAAAAAAAGACGATAGAAAAGTTCATGATGAATTACGGTAGGTACTATGATTTAAGGGATATACCCAAAGAAATCACACCGAAAGTACCAAAAGAGATTGATCCATTCGTGAAAAAATACACGTTGAGAAGGAAGCCTTCTGCTATTTCTTTTTATGTTTTTGAAGGAAAAGAGAGAGAAGAATTCATCAAAATTATCGACAATTTTTAAATCGGGTAGGAGGTAGATAATTAATTTATCTACCGTCCTTCCTCATCTTCCAATGAGTATTATGACCTCTGCTAACTTCTCAAGATTCAACCATACATTGCTGTATGGGTTGCCTTAACAGCATATTCTTGAGATCTCCCCAGGTAAGTGCAATAACTTTCATCCCATATATCCGCCAGATTTACTCTGTGGAGTTCTGGGTAGCTGCTGGACTTCATTTTGTTAAGCAAACTCGTCCACTCCACTTAGCCTTATATCTGGTTCTTGTTCATCGGATCGAGACTTTGCCTTGGGCTTCCTTCAGATTCCACCTCACGATGGACACCCTTGCCTTCGACTAGTGGTTCCCGCTACCTGGCCCACAGCGGACTTCCACCGCTTAGCTATTGCCCATGCTGGGTGCACCATATACAAATACCACGCACCCTGCTCGGCTTTTTGTTTGGGGTGTGCTCTGTTCCCTGATTTTATGGTTAACATGTTATAAATGATTTTTATTGAATAAATTACCTATCTTCAATTGGAAAAGATACGTATTTAGGAATACCATTTTCGTAAGGTGGATAACTTTCTCCTTGAATTAAAGGTTTAGCATAATCAATAAAATTTTGATTCACACCGTAACCATCATCAGAAATATATTCTTCTGGTAAATATTTGGTATTATTCGCTACTTCAAATAAAGGGACTTTCCCTAATTCTATCTTGTAAGGGTTATTTGAGAGGCGATTAATCGCTACCATGAAGCCTGAGATACCATTCAAAGCATATTCTAAGGCCTTTTCTCCCACCATAATCGCTTCATCTTGATCGGTTTTACTAACAATGTGCCCTGCACTTCTTTGGAGGTAGTCAGGTATAGACACATGCACTTTCAAACCTAACCTGGTTAAAATAATATTGGCCACAACCCTTCCAACATCTCCCAACTGCCTGTTTCCAAAACTGTCGGTGTAGCCCATATCGGAAACGAAAGCCCCACTTTTATACCTAATGCCTTCAGAAACAGCTATCGTACAGTAATCATTTCTATTTACCTCTTTTTGAACCTTATCAATAAAATTATCTTCTTCAAAAATCCTTTCAGGTAACAAAATAATATGAGGCCCAAAATCTCCATTTAACTTAGCCAAAGAAGTAGCTGCGGTAAGCCAGCCTGCGTGTCTCCCCATTGTCTCCATTATGAAAACTTTTGTGGAGTCTTTTGCCATACTACGAGTATCTATGCTGGCTTCCAACATTGAAATTGCCAAATACTTTGCTGCAGAGCCATAACCTGGAGAATGATCAGTCCCGTATAGATCGTTATCTATTGTTTTTGGAATCCCTATTACTTTTAAATCGTAACCTATCTTTTTTGAGTACTCGTCGATTTTATGGGCTGTATCCATAGAATCGTTACCACCATTATAAAAGAAATAGCTAATATTGTAGTCTTCGAACGTTTTAAAAAGTTTTTGAAAACCTTCTTCGTCACCTTCCTTTAATCTATGCCTGCAGGTACCAAAGGCACTTGCTGGAGTATTTTTCAAATTATTTACCTTATCGACAGACTCTTTTGTTAAATCGAACAATTTACCTTCAAGAACCCCTGTGATACCATTTATACCCACATATATTTTATCAATCTGTGGGTCTTTCAAAGCCCTACTTATAATCCCGTATGCCGAAGCATTTATTACACTAGTAACTCCTCCTGATTGTGCATACATAATATTTTTTTTAGTCAATAATTACACCCCCGAACATTTAATTTAAAACCGTAATGTACCTGTATTTCAGCCTTCTTCTGAAAGTTGTGAAAAATTCTTTTCTTTTATAGAATTTTTTTCAGCCGAAAGGATCATTCCGAATCCTTGTGCATTTTTAGCTCCCAATCCAGAATTAAGTGCTAATCTCAACAATTTAGGATTACCTTTTAAAATGAAATATCCAGTCCATCCTTTTATAATAATATCTTTGTAAAAAAGTAATTTTTCATTTTTTTCTGTTATACCGTAAGGTTCAATATAAAAATAATTATTTCGTATTTCAATTTCTAATGCCGATGCTTTTCTTCTGAGATTTTCTTCAATCAATTTTTTAAAATCTGATGAGTATGGCGAAAAATAATGAGTGTAACGATTCCCGTTTGGTAGAATGATAGTTGAATATGCTGTAATAGGCGAGAGAGTTTTAACAAGCATATCCTCATCAACTTCATTATGAATAACTTCATACTTCATCAAAGTAAAATAATTTTTTTCAATTCTCACGACCTTTTGTTCATTCAAAGAATATAATACAGCGTCTACTAATTTATCAAGTGGTGAGGCGAAGTAAATATTAAAAAAGCCTTTAAATACCATTCTTCTATTTACAACTTTAAAGGAGTTGTGGGGATAAATCCTTGAAAAAGTGAAAAGCTTCAACTTCTTATCTTCAGATCTTGTTCCTAAATCATGGTACTTTGGCACAGTGTTAGACATTAAATAATAAAACAGTCCTTGCAAAGGTCTATTGTAATGGACAGGAAGATCGACTTTGTCACCTTCTAAAGCTCCAAAAACTAACTTAATAACCAATAAAATCCCCCCATCATATTAATTTTAATATTGAATTTTTAGATAAAACCCTTTGTGTCGTAGACACAAAGGGTATGAATTTAAAGAATTAAAATATAGCTTGTTCGGTTTCCTTATCAAACGCATGAATCATGCTTAAATCGATAGCGACTTCAAAATTCTGTCCAGATTCTGCTCGTGTTTGAGGACTTACCTTTGCGGTCATTGATTGCCCACTAATATTTAAATGAAGCAAAGTCTCACTTCCCAAAGGTTCAACGACATCGACAAGGGCTTCTAAAGTATTAGACTCATCAGCACCTTTAAAAAAATTCTTATCATAAATGTCTTCTGGTCTAACACCAAATATAACATCTTTATCTATATAATTTTCAAGTAAACTTGCTTTATCATCGGGTACTTTTATAGAGACTCCCTCTGTTTTGAACCAAATACCGTTATCTCTTGATACTTTTACATTTAAGAAATTCATTGGAGGAGTCCCGATAAAACCAGCAACAAAAATGTTGGCAGGCTTATTGTATACATCAAAAGGTCCTCCGACCTGTTGAATTAGTCCTTCATTCATAATAACAATTTTATCAGCCATAGTCATAGCCTCAACTTGGTCATGTGTAACATAAGCGATTGTAGCTTCCAACCTTTTTTGTAGTTTCTTAAGCTCAGCTCTCATCTGAACCCTTAATTTTGCATCTAAGTTTGAAAGAGGTTCATCGAATAAGAACACTTTAGGATCCCTTACGATAGCTCTACCCAATGCAACTCTCTGTCTTTGCCCACCTGATAATTGTTTTGGTTTTCTGTCTAATAAGTGGTCAATCCCAAGAATCTTTGCGGCGTTTCTAACTCTCTCTTCGATTTCGTCTTTGGGTGTTTTCCTCAATTTCAACCCGAATGCCATATTATCGTAAACAGTCATATGTGGATAAAGGGCATAATTTTGGAAGACCATCGCTATATCCCTATCTTTTGGTTCCACATCATTTACAACTTTTTGGTCTATTTTTATTGTTCCTTCAGTAATGTCTTCTAATCCTGCGATCATCCTTAAAGTAGTAGTTTTTCCACATCCTGAAGGGCCAAGTAATACGAGGAATTCCTTATCCTCTATTTCAAAGTCTACATCTTTTACTGCATGAAATCCATTAGGATAAATCTTGTTAACCCCTTCTAATACAACTTGAGCCATAAAAAAACACCTCCATCTTTTAATTTTAAATGTCTTTACAAACTCTAAAACTTTCTTTAACGTGCTTTGGGCCACTGCCTATGAAAGAAAATATAATATACTCAGTAATCAAAATCCTTAAAAAAGTCCTTAATTCGCTTATATTCTTCTACGTTTTCTACCTCAAAAAGAGAAATATCTCTCACTTCATCGACGAATTCCATTAGTTTAACAAATTTATCATAATCTAATAAAATAACCTTTGGTACACCGTTCTTGGTAATAACAATGTCTTTGTTTTCAACTTCATCAACAACTTGAGATAATTTTGCTTTCGCTTCAGCTAAACTATAAAAGGTAAGGTCTTTTAAATACATATCTCACACCCCTTGACTATAATTATAGTCAATTTATTCTAATTTGTCAACCCAAAGAATTTAAAGATTTCTGGGCATAATCACTTCTAATAGTTTCTCATGGTAAATAATCTCGCCTAATCAGCATATTTGCCTTTGGTATATCTTTTTACCTCTTCTATATCATCAATAGAAAGGCTAAAATTAGACCAATAAGGAATAATGGTGTTATTAAGAAGCAAAGGATCTGCGTTTAAAGATATAGCATTTTTTTTGACAAGCTCTTCGTATTCAACGGTACCAGGAATTGGAGTAAATTCGTTTAAATTCACCCTTATTCCGAGCGAATGGCAAAAGTCTACCGCTTGTACAACATCATCTTTATTTTGAGCAGGCAAATTTACTAAAACGTAAGCATAAACATCATTCATATCAAAACCAGCATTTTTTAGACATGTAACAGCTTCTATAAGATCGCTATTAGTTACCTTAAACCCCGTCCCTTTTTGAATATTAAAATCGTAGCTTTCAAACCCAAGTTTTATACTCTTAAAATTTGCTTTTTTCAATAACAAAGCTATTTCATCATCAACACGTCGGGCATGTATGCCGTTGGGTAAATGATATCGAACGTTAAATTTAGATAAGGATTTCAACAATTCTTTAATACCTTTTCTTAATAAAAACGCATCGTCAAAAAAAACGATATCTTTTACATAAGGTCTTTTTTCAAGAATATACTCTATATTATTGATTATTTTGTCAATACTTCTATATTGAAATTTCCACATCTTTGGAGTTACACAATACGTACAATGAAAGGGACAACCTACGGAAGAAACTAAAACAACATAAGTAAGATCAGAAGTGTAAAAATCATAGGTGAGGTCAATTTCTTCAAACCAGTTAAAATTATTTAATTTTGTGGTATCCTCGTTTAGCGATTCCAAAACTCTCTTTAAAGGCAATATACCTGTACCTGGGCAGATATTGACTTTGAATTTGGAAAAATTATTTTCTGCATGTTCTGTGTACAACGTGGAATAAATTCCACCTAAAAAGATAGGAGTTGTTGGGAAGTAATTTCTCAAAATTTCGATAGTCTTTTCCCCACCGTAGTACCAGTATGTTAAAGTGATTCCCACTAAGATTGCATCAATTTTTTTCTTCTTTTTTATTCTTTCTAATTTGCTTTCAAATAATTTCAAAGGCACCCCATACCTTTTGAATTTTCTCGGGATGTTCTTCAATATATCTGGCTTTTCAACACTTTCATTATAAAATTTACCAGTTCCATACTTTTTATCTTTTGGAAGATATTTTGCTATTAAATCTTTATCATGCCTATTTAACAAATCAATGAACGTTACATTGTAACCTAAATTAGTAAGTACTTCACTTATGTATAACAACCCTAAGGGTTTAAGCCAAAAATCATATGCCGCAAAATCGTAGATCCAAGGATTAACAACCAAGAAGTTCAAATCGTTGCCTCCTATCGAAATTTTCTAATTTCTCTTGAATAATATAATATTCCCTTTAATGTTAAATAAGGATCATAATGTTTGAAAATAGATGTTTTAGTTGAGATAAAACTCGTATCTCCTCCCGTTGCCACAACAACAAAATCCCTGTTTCTCTCCTGTCTTATTTCGTGTATAAGTCTTTCTATCCCGTATAACGTTGTTTTTATTACCCCTATTTGAATGTTGTCGATAGTATTTTTCCCCAAATGGTATTCAGGAACCTTTATCTCTACCTTCGGAAGTTGAGCGGTTTTTGAAAACAATGCACCTATGGCGGTCTTAAATCCAGGAATTATTGCCCCACCTACAAAATTACCGCCCTCTAAAACATCAACGGTTATAGCGGTTCCA is from Petrotoga sibirica DSM 13575 and encodes:
- a CDS encoding amino acid--tRNA ligase-related protein; translated protein: MNHKKRTLIKQLDQLPENSMVKICGWLAVSNEDLIVRDFTGAIIIKDIDEKLSSEIGSRVEVKGLYCGKKIMVKELSIISRSDLIISNDKVQSIKKYRQTEHVNLLWQINIAEQLVRGFLLENNFIEIRTPILWEPPVREYGQLELEVVHPEFHNSMYSLLQSPLVPSLLIAIGGLERTFQFSRCFRWDPEGDDNTRSLEFNQLHLTMAFTSMEEGREFSERLISHLINNLKGEGFLNSFSRITYDESIMKFGNDRPDFRYNEILTPIIYSKEIINSQTDSLFQGVLVKSLLPEFVLRTMLETLSKYFENVGIMTMSGENVKKYGNIHLKNFKAWISKFNIKSDVTLFMLQPKSERYDPLIKAFCRQLAKYLNQSIKEIGIGWVENFPYLFKMDELNEKELKYLKHFSRSLFGRTYKENGKIYLRSHDLILNGVEIASGGEKEHDALKFKENLIVASRGANINLEDYNYYIEALQNGAPPLYTIAFGWERLMSQIFKTDSIYDLIIFPKDGAGRWKVIE
- a CDS encoding radical SAM protein — protein: MIKLGKELVKSRYIHTFKKGDKTIIFNSLNLEIFEGEQSYYEIINKYLVPSKCVNTTKELSELFDSKIIVYKEENESNQALRRLRELRSEALREKKGRIGFMRIALTEQCNMACSYCFQQQFYKHRQPVMSMKKFFEIMDWFIEENRGNVPRVQYFGGEPLLKFDLIQKGNEMLVDAKNKNIISDYSQIITTNGTLMTKKIADYLNKWNFDVTFSLDGWKDLNDKTRVFKGGQGTYDRVLQGIHNFRSSGGNVSILLTPRNDNLVLIPDIVKHFVEDLGATTVGVNSPQPTEAGWEVEGHDLAKAIQKVWEYCIEKNVNFYGPGTFIPKIIKLKSAQVGRCVDGNSGEVEAEWPVYVSATGNFSYCLVHHQDDRCVSDDPKQIKQESKFSLWHYNTSDHPECDTCIASQICGGPCSLELALRRGELNPDRCKFYKDMVEWVVKR
- a CDS encoding reverse transcriptase domain-containing protein, which codes for MPWDERDTSSAHRGGQRKSTKLSSLTALARKNPQMRFTSLTHLLTVDFLKECFKELKKDKAPGVDGVTVKEYEVTLEKNLKELVEKLRAKRYKPQPVRRVYIPKSRGGKRPLGIPTVEDKLVQMALKKILEAIFEVDFLDVSYGFRPKRSCHQALDILDKAVMTKTRKGYFKLGRKTSKAKFRQGIKEMNQWLKDVRNQVKLKEWWRVLKLKLIGHFRYYGISGNMPEIQVFYKRTIRLAFKWINRRSQKRSYNWEQFQQFLHFNPLPVPKMYHLTYTLS
- a CDS encoding 6-phosphofructokinase, which produces MTKKNIMYAQSGGVTSVINASAYGIISRALKDPQIDKIYVGINGITGVLEGKLFDLTKESVDKVNNLKNTPASAFGTCRHRLKEGDEEGFQKLFKTFEDYNISYFFYNGGNDSMDTAHKIDEYSKKIGYDLKVIGIPKTIDNDLYGTDHSPGYGSAAKYLAISMLEASIDTRSMAKDSTKVFIMETMGRHAGWLTAATSLAKLNGDFGPHIILLPERIFEEDNFIDKVQKEVNRNDYCTIAVSEGIRYKSGAFVSDMGYTDSFGNRQLGDVGRVVANIILTRLGLKVHVSIPDYLQRSAGHIVSKTDQDEAIMVGEKALEYALNGISGFMVAINRLSNNPYKIELGKVPLFEVANNTKYLPEEYISDDGYGVNQNFIDYAKPLIQGESYPPYENGIPKYVSFPIEDR
- the cas6 gene encoding CRISPR-associated endoribonuclease Cas6, with the protein product MVIKLVFGALEGDKVDLPVHYNRPLQGLFYYLMSNTVPKYHDLGTRSEDKKLKLFTFSRIYPHNSFKVVNRRMVFKGFFNIYFASPLDKLVDAVLYSLNEQKVVRIEKNYFTLMKYEVIHNEVDEDMLVKTLSPITAYSTIILPNGNRYTHYFSPYSSDFKKLIEENLRRKASALEIEIRNNYFYIEPYGITEKNEKLLFYKDIIIKGWTGYFILKGNPKLLRLALNSGLGAKNAQGFGMILSAEKNSIKEKNFSQLSEEG
- a CDS encoding ABC transporter ATP-binding protein; translation: MAQVVLEGVNKIYPNGFHAVKDVDFEIEDKEFLVLLGPSGCGKTTTLRMIAGLEDITEGTIKIDQKVVNDVEPKDRDIAMVFQNYALYPHMTVYDNMAFGLKLRKTPKDEIEERVRNAAKILGIDHLLDRKPKQLSGGQRQRVALGRAIVRDPKVFLFDEPLSNLDAKLRVQMRAELKKLQKRLEATIAYVTHDQVEAMTMADKIVIMNEGLIQQVGGPFDVYNKPANIFVAGFIGTPPMNFLNVKVSRDNGIWFKTEGVSIKVPDDKASLLENYIDKDVIFGVRPEDIYDKNFFKGADESNTLEALVDVVEPLGSETLLHLNISGQSMTAKVSPQTRAESGQNFEVAIDLSMIHAFDKETEQAIF
- a CDS encoding type II toxin-antitoxin system Phd/YefM family antitoxin, translated to MYLKDLTFYSLAEAKAKLSQVVDEVENKDIVITKNGVPKVILLDYDKFVKLMEFVDEVRDISLFEVENVEEYKRIKDFFKDFDY
- a CDS encoding B12-binding domain-containing radical SAM protein gives rise to the protein MNFLVVNPWIYDFAAYDFWLKPLGLLYISEVLTNLGYNVTFIDLLNRHDKDLIAKYLPKDKKYGTGKFYNESVEKPDILKNIPRKFKRYGVPLKLFESKLERIKKKKKIDAILVGITLTYWYYGGEKTIEILRNYFPTTPIFLGGIYSTLYTEHAENNFSKFKVNICPGTGILPLKRVLESLNEDTTKLNNFNWFEEIDLTYDFYTSDLTYVVLVSSVGCPFHCTYCVTPKMWKFQYRSIDKIINNIEYILEKRPYVKDIVFFDDAFLLRKGIKELLKSLSKFNVRYHLPNGIHARRVDDEIALLLKKANFKSIKLGFESYDFNIQKGTGFKVTNSDLIEAVTCLKNAGFDMNDVYAYVLVNLPAQNKDDVVQAVDFCHSLGIRVNLNEFTPIPGTVEYEELVKKNAISLNADPLLLNNTIIPYWSNFSLSIDDIEEVKRYTKGKYAD